GGCCCCTAGTGATCAATCCCTGGCCTTTCAGGCCTCATTATCCAACGCCATTGCAGCAGCTATGGAGTCAATGACTTCGGTCATTTCTCAGTCTATTGCCCAGGCCCTAGCTGCCCATCCAGCTGCCTCACAAACCCCGCAGCCCGCTATGGTTTCTAAACCGGCCGGGCCAGGgccatctgcctccagaaaaCGTATTAATGGTGATGATGTTcccaccaatgttggcgcgctaggtccgcgcaaaagagcctgtaTGCGTCAGGCAGAACGTACGCACAAttggaaatgtgctagagcacagCAGGATGTGGGTTCTGACTCTGAGGTCGGATCCGATGAGGAGGCTGTTGAggacgcctttgaggaggcagaggaggaccccTCCGGGGTCATGGATCATAACCCCCTGCCCGGGTGTAGTTCCCTAatgtcagctgcagaggtcaTTCCTGCATCTTTAACGGATCCCTCTGGGGAACCCTTGTTTGACCCGGATTCACTCCACCATCCTCGTTCATCCGCGGAGTGGTTACCATTAGAGCATGTTTCCAAATATCTGGAGGCTCGCGTGCGCTGCCCTCTTTCCAAAGAGGCACGCAATAAGCTTAGGGCGGAATGCCCCAGACCCGTCATCCCCAATAAGGTGTGCGAGACTCCATCTGTGGACCCCAAAATGACGCAGTTCCTCACAAAATCTGGTTGGAACCCGCGTAGGGGTCTGGAGTCAGCTTTACGCTCTTGTCAAGACAAA
This is a stretch of genomic DNA from Bufo gargarizans isolate SCDJY-AF-19 chromosome 3, ASM1485885v1, whole genome shotgun sequence. It encodes these proteins:
- the LOC122930634 gene encoding uncharacterized protein LOC122930634: MSAMPNSAHGGQGPAEEDIELTPSGEDCQVMAPSDQSLAFQASLSNAIAAAMESMTSVISQSIAQALAAHPAASQTPQPAMVSKPAGPGPSASRKRINGDDVPTNVGALGPRKRACMRQAERTHNWKCARAQQDVGSDSEVGSDEEAVEDAFEEAEEDPSGVMDHNPLPGCSSLMSAAEVIPASLTDPSGEPLFDPDSLHHPRSSAEWLPLEHVSKYLEARVRCPLSKEARNKLRAECPRPVIPNKVCETPSVDPKMTQFLTKSGWNPRRGLESALRSCQDKLLDIFGPLAKLLDLAEVAKAENRQVDPVEVREWVQRAICIAGNANTSLAIERRKAILFKIEPKLSNLALTEAGKEAQGLLFGESFIKDLGRFTALDKAQSSMKRVFHGRVSTRAGSFRGRLSGRAQFQSRGSGRGSFSQRSAFQEHRREPTSFFFPLPGEVPGDQEDTEEILIPDVPTVETGLVCCLHLSTSWFEGSAVQFQPID